Part of the Ziziphus jujuba cultivar Dongzao chromosome 8, ASM3175591v1 genome is shown below.
acgtgctactagtctacgaactcagggcatcatgtacttcaactaaaaatttctcccggaacaaaaagtcaactttttgacccactcagtcaacggtcaacctcgatcaacgtgcaggaattccgatgtagtttgggacgggatgttacaatacatatattaaatatgtagaatattgttattattaaccacaaaatatatattctatatgtTAATGCGTGTGTCAAACTAAACAGAaagcaaaatatcaaaagttGTTGGGAATTGTCCATACTAATTAACGTCAATGGTCCAGCTACGCACACTAATGATTGCATTATTTACTGAACCATAACACTTTAAATGTTACTAATGAAACTACTATTtcagattaatatatatttatttatttgtatatggtATTCGTTTTTGGGTCTGAAAGCTCGTGGAGATTGAAGAACAAGAGGTAGGGTAAAATAATTTGCTAAGTCATCAATGAAGATGGAAGGCAGTGAGATGTGTGAGCTCAAGAAGGAAGTGAAGCAGTTCCTCAAAAGCAAGGCAGATGTCAAGGGACTCGTAGACTGTGGAATAACCTGCAAGGTTCCCAGAATCTTCATCCATTCAGAACTAGCGGAACAACAAGATGGTCATAATAATGACCATAATCTCCAAGTTCCGGTTATATATTGATCTCAAAGGCTTAGTGGATGATGATCAAAGAAGAAAGGAGATTGGGAAATCCATAGTAAATGCACCTGAAAAACATCAAATGCAACCAATTAATATTTCTAAACAGCATAGATTGTGAAAAATATCAACTGCAGCTAAACATTTTCCATATTTAAACATCAATttgatataaaatgaaaataatatccATATATCTGATTTCCATTACTCATGTTCATACGATTatgatcatattttgattttaatttatatatacatatacatatatatatatatatatatacacgcacagCTAGTTAGTATTGATAAAATGAAGTGTGGAGTAGAGTTTTGGCTACGCAAGGAAATAAGGCTCGTGTATCGGTTGCATGTTTCTTGACTCCGGATGGCAAGCTcaaatcatatggaccaattaaGAAGCTTTTATCAGACAACAATTCCTCACTTTGCAAGGAAACCAGTTCTACAGATTTTCAAACTTAAAGCATCCCTAAGGGATTctttatatgtttaatttgaaGAGCTAATATGTAAAATTACCCTCCAACCCACtctatattttaactttttaaaatacagaGTGGATTGGAGAGCCAAAAACATTCTTCATTATTTAATGATGATCAAATTCCAAGACCactataatatattttacttgctatttattttttcttcctgTTGCCTTAACTACTCAGCTGAACATATTTGAAAATTCTTCTCATCCCAGCAGTAATACATTTATCCACTGCACAtgggtctatatatatataatcatgctcataatttttttttcttctaaaaaacATGGATTTTCATACTGATAGCCATGGAAATTTACATCTTGATTCCAATGAGACCCCCCAATTTTCAACCCAACCTTCCAACTCTGATGATCAATATTCTTTGTTCAATACTCAAAATTTTCAAGTGTGTACTCCATCAGAATCCAATTCTAAAAAATCACGAGGTGGTAACTTTACAATGGAAGAAGATCTTCTCATTGTTTCAGCATGGCTCAATGTTAGTTTGGATGTAATACAAGGAAATGAGTAGAAACACAAGTCTTATTGGACATGGGTGTGGGAATATTTTCACAAGCACAAGACTTTTGCTTCAGAGAGTACACAAATTTCTTTGATGAACCGTTGGTCAACAATTCAGTtggttacaaataaattttgtggATGTTATGCCTAGATAGAATCTAGACATCAAAGTGGTGTCAATGAGCAAGATAAGGTATTTGtgatttacatataaaaaatatttattattatttcattgtatGTATACTACTTGAGttcttttcttacttttttatatTGCTAATGCAAATTACTTTACCAAGAGTTGAATAAAGGTAAATCTCCATTCTAGTTTGAACATTGATGCAACATATTGAGATACCAACCGAAATGGTTAGAGGattgccaaaagaaaaaaccaatgaaaaataaattcaaaagctCTTCCCCTATTGCCCCTCTTGTTCAACTCCAAAATTACTCATATGAATCATAAAGATGATGACATCCTAAATCCGAGCTCCGTGAATATAGAGAGACCATTGGGAAGGAAagctaaaaaagaaagaaaaaaaaaaggaatagcaGAGACTTTGAAAAtgattcttcaagttcatacaTAAATATCTTACAAGATATAAGGGAAGAGAAGAAACAATGCAATGAGAAAAAGttagaaatatttgaaaaaatatataaccatGAACAAGAAAGGGTTGTTTATGAGCAAGAAAAGCTTAAATTGGAACAAACGAAGGAAGATGAAAGGATATGATGATGGATACAAGTGGAATGTCTAAAATGCCAGTAGATTTTTATCTACGCTGTCAAAGTGAAATCATTGCAAGAAGATCTAAAAATAATCCTTAAGCTTGTTTTTCTTAAGCAATTGTTAGTTAAAGTTACATATTATGAGTCCCatgtatttttcatattttacatGTAACTGTAATTGacaattttttaatcatttttttttaatttttatttgtacatCATATGAATGTTATTGTGCATCCTTTTATGCTAAATATTGTTCCCTATATTAATATTGCAATGCATTAATCTATTTGTGCTAAACAAGTTTTCtagattctatttttttttttaattgactcAATTGGAAATGGAAGTGGTAGAGCAATATAAGACAACACAAAATAGGTGATAGTCAATAAAATTAGTAGTGAAATATATGACAATGAAATTTGCAATAACATACATACTTTGGTGTTGCTGGTATGCAATTACTATATAATGTGATTGCAGATGATGTTGTTGACTGTAGATGATGCTGTTGACTATAATAAAAGCAGTGATGACCAAGGCTGTGAGGGCAGTTTGATGGACGATGCCTTtgtatttatatagaaaaatcATGGCATCAGCTCAGAATCTAACTATCCTTATCAGGCTGCTGATGGTACTTATATATGCTACTAATATCTCCTTAtaagtaattatatataagaCTAATATCTCCTAGTTGACAATTCACAATCTAAACTAAAGCTCCAAACTTGAGTTGATAGGTCCACATCCGAGTTGAATCAGATCACTCATATTATTATAGAGCagaatcaaaaatattaattaatgccCAAATTTGACATGCATATCACTCTCATTTTCATAAATGCAAAAGTCTGATTTGTGTATTAAGGAGATTCTGGATTTACATTGGATTCTTATTCAAAACTACTTTAGTAGTATATGGTTCTGGTTACATACGATCCATAGATTTTCACCTACAGAACACCAATTAATAACTTACATGCTTTTGCTTTGATTGTTTTGGGAAGACATGTCTTTAGATGGAAAGACATCTTTTTCTTGTTGTAACATCCCATCctaaatcgcaccggaatccgtgcacgttgatcgaggttgaccattgaccgagcgggtcaaaagttgactttttgtcccagttggaatttctagttgaccagggtaccgtggcaaagtacatgatgcctcgagttcgtagactagtagcacgtcgaaaacggagctacggtttgaaagttatgggcgaaacaagtcgaagtgcaaactgtccataaggtgccggagttgactttttaccattttataattttgtgttgactcttgtatggttgtaaagtactcgtcaatacgagttcatagactagcggcacgcttaaatcggacatttggttgaaaagttatggacgtttgaagttcgccggatgccgtaatattttattatatctggcttaagtgcacagtgactccacgtgtcatcacctgattggtccatgtggaatgaacagtgtcacacggtggcttttatttgacaaaaatctcggggaagagagagaaagagagagaggagagacaaaaagagagagagaccgacCGGCCGCcagagtttttaaaattttccggccgatccaccttacacgcaccggccagcaagaagcccctccccatttcctgAAAAACCCCAAGGtttcacggccattggccgCCGAACGcccccggatcgaggcggcgaagatcagcagtgatttttccctccaccgccggccactgccgtttgacccctttccggccatttttcggccacacgcgccagccacccctcaccacctcctcatttccggccagcccaccaaatttcacggccaccggacctccgacgcgccgggatcggagcgttttccggcgaggggccggaaatcttcaaacagcgatttctccgccgtccggcctccgtttgcctcaccgctggtcccgttggattcctctcccctcgatctacaaatctgcaaaaaatctcagccaacggctaCCGCACGCGccaccgccggcgacggttgccggtgaccgcggcggctcgccagaagttactgttccgACGAGTACCCTATTGCACCGCCGATCCGTCccgactgtgttcgacctcctgaacccgaatctggcatccgtttccaccaattcgcgatggtttgggagaattgcaaagtcaaaacccgaaagctttccggagagattccgaccacctcgggtccgatcaccggaaagtaagaccgaatccgtgatcctcatcactcaagcttcaattcgatatataactcgtaacttttagatgtcgtttgtgttcgctccctgggtacccatttgggagttacccgattaaaatattaatatattttggttggtatactgtggttgttttaggtgcgcgtacgagtagtggagttgatcctgcggaggattttagctgatttacgcacttaaggtgagtgacccaccttcaaaaatattttgggcaattaattatgtttaattggtatttgaatcaTGTTCATGTGGTACGatgtaattattgttttattgtggtttaaattattatttatgcatgagcaaagtgtatttcggtaataatcgtacgagattttaagtattattttcgggcataattgggttaattattttatgaaaatatttgtttaaattgtataaattatgcccgtggtattttaattgatgaacctcgtgttacgagaaaattttgggttatttgttatcgatattttcgtaccgtttgttaaataaaaatatgtgggatggtaattgagaattttggtatatttcccacggtagaTTTTCGAAAACGGTACAgatggtttaataattatttttatacgcATTCATGCAGTATTgatgttctggtatatgtatatgtggttcagcgcgcaagtattattatttcacccgtgagttgccattggaccgtgggcaggcaagtcttatatagtgcacacagccgcccccctctttggccgggatgatggttcagcagcggtactgtagggacgccgaagtgccgtttgcaagtttctctctttaatcccccgctagtcggtgctcaggacgctgggtatcggagggcatcaccggtatatggtgtggtgcgtcaagtgtaattgtcaagtgaaattttcaaataaagtttcaaaccccaaaggtgttcaaaaatgatttattataacttattacattttaattatatattggggtatttattattcattgtcTGTTTAACAAATGTTTGATCCCTtagttttcgggaagtacgattatcgggttttgtgaaatcgttttaaaaagggaacatttccaacggagtgattggtgagagttttgagggaaaattattatttccaactgtattatttatttataaattgttggtattaattcaattcccttattgttctattattattattattattattattattaaaagtgttcagtagttagggttactcattgagatgattagcatctcacatttttaagttccgttcacttaggtgcaaggggtggtagacgttcttccggagcgaaccaattttccgctgctatcgtgtttcgagaagtacctttgtactcattcatttcagttgtattatttctttcatctttgttgtatttatgttgtttagcacttcataaagctctatatactatttggacactaatgttttatttatgcactggtttaccgctattgttgtgaagtgctgtaaattgtggaacaatttgtagttttgcgagaggaataaggggatgaatatagaagtgtgttttcagtgcaggtaatttttggtaagtcctacccttaggggaggtgcttcCGGATTTTCCTtcggaaggttcggtggtatttccctgcgatcagggcttgtctagggttccggggagaaattttggacgggtcctgacacttgtACCCTTGTATAAGTGCAAATTTTTCTTGTAGCCTTGTATAGTGCAAACTTTTGTTGTAGCCTTCTATAAGCAAACTTATttaatggtttttgtttttgtttatgagATGGTCATATAATGgccttaatatttaaaattggtGATTTAATTCTCTTTTACAGCTTTATTATCTTATCtatcctttttaattttgtaatgcttttttttttttttttttatccttaggTAACAAATAGGGCTTTGCATGGTACTTGAATATGGGGAAATTGATTTGGCTCACATGCTTTCAAGAGTTGAATATAAGTCTCATTAACATGCATGCtactttttaatggtatttatgttttgaataTAAGTCTCATTAACATGCATGCCACTCATTAAACAAGACATTCTACAAAATTGATTCTTCCATTTTTACCACCTACTGATGGTTctaccctttttctttttctctttagtGGATTCTAAATTAATATGGCAATATGTTAATAGCtgacaaattaataaaacttaaaatacaGTAATATTCTCATTTTCTGCATAAAAGTTATAAGCAGAGGACCAtctaaactgaaaaaaaaaaaaaaaaaaaaaagaagagatagTAGATTAGTCTATAATGCATTGTTCAAAAGGCAATGAAGTTCACTTTCACAATCCatgaatattttataaagaaaaagtgGCTTTCCCTATTCCTAGTAACAGACTGCCTACAAGTTTCACTCATAAGCTCAAATGCTATATGTCAATATTACAAGATTGAAGGGCATTACTTCCCCTATCCTTCAATAATTTCCCGGGGCCTTTCAAATTGGAAACTTTTAGCAACACATAAAACCATAACCATTTCTCAACTTAAAAAAGCTAAATGCAATCATCCTTGTAAACTATAACATGTTAGAAAAAGAAATCCTCGAAGGCTCAAGATTTGAAACTGTACTAGCATTACTATTTACTGCAGATGATGTTGTTGATGCTATTGACTGCTGATGATGTTGTTGCTGTTGACTGTAGATGATGCTGCTGATCCTGTTGACTGCTGTTGATGCTGTTGCTGTTGACTGCTGTTGATGCTATTGCTATTGACTGTAGATGATGCTATTGACTGCAGATGATACAGAAACAAAATTgccatataaattaaacataaaGCCTTGGTTAGTCATATACATGACAAGGCTTTTATGACAGAACttattaaccaaaattgtccttatatattttgtttaatttccttcaattgTAATTGGTATAGATTGGAAGAGAAAACAAAGAACTATTAATTAGTAAAGTAACAGACATCTAAACCAGCAAATGTAATGTATCTAAAGCAAGATAAAATTCTATCATAAAAAGGGATGAAATCTATCTTTTTGAATGTTCTTAActtcaataataacaaaaacgAAGTTCAATCACTTTTGAATGTTCTTAACttcaataatataacaaaaacaacGTTCAATCACCATACATATGGAGAAGCACAGGACAACTACAAGCAATCAAGCATTTGTAGTTCTTAGGCTTTGTTCCCTTTCATGTAGCTCCGAAGCACCATACCTAATGTCAATCAAAGTTACATATTATGAGTCCCATGCAATTTCCATATGTGCTCAATAAGATCTTGTTGCAGCTAAGAATGAATATTTCTATCCCTTATAAGATGATGAcattgaataaaatttagaagctCTGTTGTAGGCTCATGTGAAACAGATATAGTTAGAGTGGCATCAAGTGCATCATAGCTATAATCCAAATATTTATCATGTTGTTCATCTTCAACAATCATATTATGTAGTATGATGCAAGCTTTCATGATATCTTTTAAAGTTTCACGATGCCAAAAATGTGCTGGCCCACAAACAATTGCAAATCGAGATTGCAACACTCCAAATGCTCGTTCCACATCCTTTCTTATCGACTCTTGAGCTGCTGCAAACCATTTGTGTTTGTTATCTTTTGGAAATGGAATTGTTTTCACAAATGTTGACCATGGAGGATATATACCATCAGCAAGGTAGTAACCCATTATATAGTCATGACCATTAATGGAGTAATTAGCTAGAGGAGCACATCCTTCAGCAAGATCTGTGAATAAGAAAGACCTCTCTAGAACATTTATATCATTATGTGATCCTGGTAGCCCAAAAAATGCATGCCATATCCAAAGATCATGAAAAGCTATCGTTTCAAGAATCATAGTTGGTTCATGAATATGCCCAACATACATACCTTTCCATGCTGCTGgacaattaatttttccattttcagtgCATACAGTCAATGCTCCCTAACATTCCAAGAAATCCACAcgcttcattttcttttaaaaatctaGCAATGTCATCTTTGTTTGGTGATCTCATATACTTTTCtgcaaaaattgaaataatcgCCTTAACAAATAACATCTACATGGCAGTAGTGATATTTTGGAGAGAAGACAAACCAAGGATTCTAGCAGCATCtctattttggacaaaatatggGTCTTGCCTTTCTATGACAgatgaaatacaaataaaaagggATTGACTCACTCGACACCTCCTTCGAAAAGAACTTGGAGAATACACCGGATTTCTTCCAAAATAATCATCAAAAAGCTTGCAATGACCTTGAATTCTAAAATAATCATCAAAAAGCTTGCAATGACCTTGAATTCTATCACGCTATATGTATGCATGATCTGGAATTGAACCTTGATGTCATACAGTCCTTCTTCTAGTAAGCAACTCACCAATCAAAGCTATTGCCATCTCCTCCTCCTCTTCATCATTAGAGTCATCGAGAATTAGTTTGAATAGTTTAGTAGGTGGcatatttgaaaatgatatgattaaaatatagcAAATGACTTGAActttaacaaaaaaaacaagCAAACAGATCTGATGTTAAACTAAAAGAAGAAATGGCATCAATTTGACTAGTTTAATAAAAGCCAAGTTTGAGAaagatacaaaataataaagcaaaTGAACTTGaactttaccaaaaaaaaaaaaaaaaaagaagtaaacgGCCTGGGAAAATTGGAAAAACAGTTGGTTGGTTCTATGAAGAAAAATGgagggaaataataaaatagttaagagggaattttgattaaaaaaaaccaaaaaacggagggaaaaaaacataataataaatgtttattgaaaaaataaaaataaagagtgtTATTGAAGAAGATTTTAAAGCTTAActctttaaacataaaaatgCTCTCTATTTGACAAAATATGctctttatttttagaaaatcccTTGGGGATGCTCTTATACTAGAAGTAGAGGAATTGATGGTTCTCAATCCCTTCCGCATTTTAAACTATTCTGCTCCCTAATTATCATAACCAAATGATGAATGTGGCTTGGCTTCTGTCTgatatttttcttgtatttcaGTATTTATTGCAATAAATTTCCttcgcattttttttttcttttttggttgaaaaagtTTCCATACCTATAAAATATGcgaaaaagcataaaattttgctatcatatatatatatatatataaaataaaattttgctattatGGCCAGCTCACCAAGTTTATGATAGAAGACAGGGAATCTTTCAATGACAAAAGTTTGATATGATCAGATGGTTATAAATGATTAATACTCATCATTTGGTATGCAACCTCATCTGTAACAGcataactatacatatatatatatatataaatacaattgtAATATATTAGGAACATAACTctaaatttatattgaaaattaatattataagtcTTAATGGTTATCtatattattagttttaaatcattatttcatTAAGTTGATGCTCTTTTCTATTTGTGTTGGAAATATATCTCTAACATATCAAGAAGAAAACTACTATTGTaaagcccagaccacccgcatcaagacattgtccgctttgggtccggcccgcacggttttgctcttcccgatcccattacaacggtgggtcacaggaaaaagcctcttgaagggaaaggtatccacacgcttataagccatgcttcgttcccctttcccctttccaaccgatgtgggatgttacaatccaccttccttagggcccagcgttcTCGCTAGCACACTGATcggggtccggctctgataccactgtaacagcccagaccacccgaatcaagatattgtccgctttgggtccggCCCgtacggttttgctcttcccgatcCCATTACAaaggtgggtcacaggaaaagacctcttgaagggaaaggtatccacacgcttataagccatgcttcgttccccttttcaaccgatgtgggatgttacaactATTAATGTATACGTGAACAATAAATTGTAACTTAAAAATTGATAATCAATATACAAGGATATTCAGTTTTAAAACTCATCATATTATATTCTACCctcaattataattaattgcGTGCCATATCACTACCTCATATTTCCTCTCTCCCTCAAATAATGTCTTGCAAAACTAAGAAAATCAATACCAATAAAATTGAACCATAAAGCCTATATCAAATGTTTTTAGTATTAATAACCTTTTTTCCCCCATTCTCAAGTTGTCTCCATTCCATACAGgttagtactttttttttctttttcttttttttaatcacgaTCTTTTATCTTTCGCTTCTTTTGCCCATCGTTTCTTCTCTATATATGAGATGTTTTGTTCAACTTGGTAGATGAAATTTTTCAGGCATTTTAGCGACATTGGAGTAGATATGTAATCCTTATTGATTTGAATAGTTTTATTCATTGTTCAAGTTACAACCGACAATTTAAAAAGTTGTGTATTTGGGACATCAGATTCATTATTGGCTTTGTAAATATACCACTCTCAGGTAAATTTCTggccaaatataattaaattaaaatagaaacaaaaagcTTGTCCTTTTTCCcttaagaaaaatagaaaatagctATGCAACTTAAACGTTAAAATGAAGTATAGCAGGTCACAAAACTAAACTTAACTTTGATAATAAGATAACACAACAataaacttatttatatataactagCTTACATATACATAACTATACAAGTAAGTTGTTTTCCCATTTATTTGCCAAACGTACAGTACAAAACATCGACCACATAGAAATGGAAGGCTAGTACGTACGGGTATCTTATTTAGCCGGAAAACACCACGACAACAgtacataatttaataattaggcGTCGGGGTCACACGTATCACCACAACTGCCAACACAAATTCCAGGAATGATGAGGCAGCCGCAGGGTGCTTGACAGGACATGATGTCGTCGAGGCAAAATCTACCGGGACAACGATGACCAGTGCCTGTCACTGTGCCTTTTAACATTATCTCCATGAGTACATTCTTATGATGATCACTAATTTCAGTAGCCACCACTGGCCTGTTGGTAACACTAGCGATTCCCTGCAGTTCACGGCAGCTAACCAAGGCAAATGGACCGATGGTTGCCATAACCACCATTGCTAGCATCACCATGGATATTGCCATTTTCTTACtctccattttgttttttcttctgatATTCTTAATGCAACTctctttctctaaaatttttTGTGTGGTTGCATTAGTTTTTTGCGGGGGACCTTTTATAGCCATTCAGAAGATCATACGGTTCCTGTGGAACCTTGGCGGCCAAGGTGCAGAAAGTCCAAAATTAAAGCTCCCACCCACccatcttttctttcttttcgtaTTTAAAATTACTCCATACAAATTCGCTTTACTAGAATTTCCAGcctcttattttctttattttttttatttaggggGCACAGCTCACATTTACAAGgttaaattaaaaaggaaaattttcatttagaccCTTCTATTACATCTTAATTACATTTCAACCCATATTTTTCAACTCTGtttattatcattgtttctTAATGTTGAAGGTAGATGAATTTATACTCGGCCATAATCGGACGAATAATCAGTGACTTCTGTGGTGTTATTATTACGGGCTAATATCGTATGCGTATAGCACTTGCCTTCTAAAAAagcttttataaatttaataagaacGTGATTCATGTCCTAATGCAAATTAATGCAATATGTCAAATCCTATTCGAATCATGACAGaatattagagagagagagagagagaaaaatgcaaaaaatttaaaaaaaaaatttaaaagacaagaaaaagaaagaaattgacattttgttttagattttttgtatatatatatatataatcaaattgttAACAATAAGTTGTTCATCAAAATTATGTCCCAATAAAAAAGATTATCACgtctaataattaaattaaaacagaAAGGATGTGACAACATTCATCGTTTcttcaataaaaaattgaaacaaagtGGTTCTggttttttgtgaattttagatAATGTCAGTTTAcagattttttataattatatggaattttttttttaatatgatgggttggaatatttattattatattcgcaaaacattttgatataatcatcaatttgaagtattaaaaagttttttttagtattgatgat
Proteins encoded:
- the LOC107403403 gene encoding uncharacterized protein LOC107403403; amino-acid sequence: MYVGHIHEPTMILETIAFHDLWIWHAFFGLPGSHNDINVLERSFLFTDLAEGCAPLANYSINGHDYIMGYYLADGIYPPWSTFVKTIPFPKDNKHKWFAAAQESIRKDVERAFGVLQSRFAIVCGPAHFWHRETLKDIMKACIILHNMIVEDEQHDKYLDYSYDALDATLTISVSHEPTTELLNFIQCHHLIRDRNIHS